TCGGATCGTGGCAACCGCTTCCAGCGCGGCAATCCCGGTGCTGTGTCCTCCTGGAAAGGCTGCGGAGCCGTGGTCGCGTACTGGCCAGCGGTTCATCAGGGCCGTGAACGTCTCCAGGTTGGTGAGCAGGTCCGTCATGTTGTCGATGGCAATCGGGATCAGCCGCGCCACCTCGTCGCTGGCCAGCGACGCGGCAGCAAACCTTTGCGCCAGGAGTGGGGCGGGGCCCTGAATCAGGCTGGCGCGGAGGTGGGCGGTCGCGACGACGACGGACGTTGCGGTTCGGGCGACCGTCGGCAGCAGCTCGATCACGTTGCGCGCCGGGTCGTGCAGGGCCAGGAACAGGCGCCCCTCTGCCGTTTCCGGGATCGGTACCTCCAGCTGCATCAGCCGGTTTCCTCGGCCGTGCGAGGTGGAGATCTCGAGCACCGGCCCAGCGACGGAAGCGCCGGCCGGTAACGTCACCGCCGGTGCCGAGGGGTCGATCCGAAAGCGCCAGTCGGTGCTCGCTGCGGCGGTGCCGGCCGGGATGGTCAGCGTCAGGCCATGGTAGGGATGCCCCGGCTCAGCGATCGCGACGGTGCCCCCGCCGGATCCGACGGTGCCGGTGTGGATGCCTGTTCCTGGAGTAATGCTGGCTGCGAAGACGACTGCCGGCAGCGAACCAACCTGGGCCGACAGCCGCTGGTCGCCGTTTGGCCCGAGGACCCAGCTCGTCACGCTGGCAACTCCAGAGGCATCCGTTAT
This window of the Gemmatimonadales bacterium genome carries:
- a CDS encoding Ig-like domain-containing protein, which gives rise to MRALVPAAVLPLMFALTGCGDTSTPNDPPSPPPRTPAALALAAGDAQQAPAGSAVAIAPSVMVRDGQGQPLAGVTVQFAVSAGGGQVAGGSPITDASGVASVTSWVLGPNGDQRLSAQVGSLPAVVFAASITPGTGIHTGTVGSGGGTVAIAEPGHPYHGLTLTIPAGTAAASTDWRFRIDPSAPAVTLPAGASVAGPVLEISTSHGRGNRLMQLEVPIPETAEGRLFLALHDPARNVIELLPTVARTATSVVVATAHLRASLIQGPAPLLAQRFAAASLASDEVARLIPIAIDNMTDLLTNLETFTALMNRWPVRDHGSAAFPGGHSTGIAALEAVATIR